The nucleotide sequence TTTGACACAGTTCTTGGGGCATTGTTTGAAATCAGCAACGCCGAAATTACAGAATTAGAGTTACGTCAAAGCAAAGACTTGACGCCAAAAAAGCATTTAGACATAATAAAATCAAAAGCAGTCGTTCCAAAAGTCTACTGCGAAGTAGGAGCCATTTTGGGTGATGCAGACAACAAAACCGTAGAACACTTAGGCGAATACGGGAAAGCGTTTGGCATAACCTCCGCCCTAAGAGACGAATTCATAGACACATTTGAAGCCGCAGAACTAGAGAATAAAATCAGAAACGAACTCCCACCCCTACCCGTCCTATACACCATGCAAGATGCGAAGAAAAAAACGCAGCTGCAAAAGAAAATAGGAAAAAAGGAGTTCACGGAAGAAGACACAGAACAAATTGCTGAACTGATTTTAGATACAAAAGAAGCCCAAAACCTAATCAAGTACATGAAGAAGCAAACGGAAAAAGGCACTGAAAACCTAAAAGAACTGCCAGATTCAAAATCAAAAGAGGGGTTAAGAATGTTGCTTATAAGCAGCATTCAAGGGTTATAAAATTCTAGTCCTTAGACCCAGGGGGCTACGCGAACTAGTTTGTTTGCTTTTTTCATTTCCGACCTTCTCCTACTGTATATATGAAGTACAAGTATACTTAAATTTTACTTATTCTGAAATACAGTTTCAAAATTCTTAATGCTTATGTACAGTTTGAACAGAAAGGATACTTCACGAATCGTAATGATGACTAAGGGCAGTAAAGGAATAAATCTACGAACCACAGCAGGAGCCATATTTGTAGTTGCTAATGCATTCATTTGGTATTTTTATGCTTTTAATTGGCTTGTAGGAACCATGGATAGCGCTGCATTAACCAGCAGTGAATCCATTTTAGTTTGGGGCGTTAACCTTTTGGGCATAAGCATCTCCGCTTTTGCGGCAACGCTGATAAAACTTCGGAGCAGAACAAAGTTTTTGCTTTACTGGATATTACTGGGCGCAGTTATCTCTACAATGCCTTTGATGATTAACACAACAGCATTTATGGACATAATTTTGGTTGCGGTAGTATTTGGTGTTTACTTTGGGTTTGGCATGCCAATTTGCATGGGCTACTACGCTGCCGTCACAAAAACCAATAATCGTTCGAGAATCGGCGGAATCACATTCCTTATGATTGGATTAGGATTCTTTGCACTAGGAAATTTGGGCGTAACCCAACTGGAACTGGATGTTCTGATTCTAATCATCTGGAGAGTAGCGGGTTTTCTAATTTTTCTTCCCCTAAAAACACAGTTCACAAAAAATGAACAAAAAGAAAAACATCCATCCTACCTTACAATCATCTCCAACAGACCATTTCTCTTGTACTTCGTTCCATGGCTAATGCTCTCTCTTGTAAACTACATAGCCACTCCAGTCATCACAAACCTGTTTGGCTCCACAGGAACTGATTTTGTGCGGTCGTTCTCGATAATTGAGAGCATCTTGATGGGAGTATTTGCTGTAGTTGGAGGGTTCTTAGCTGACAGATTTGGGCGTAAACGGTTAGCGATTATAGCTTTTGCGACGTTGGGCATAGGCTATGCAGTACTGGGCATGTTTCCCTATGCAACTTTGAGCTGGTACACTTACACAGTTTTAGATGGCGTCTCATGGGGTTTTCTATACACCCTTTTCCTCATAACTATCTGGGGCGACTTGGCGCAAAACCAGAAAAGCGAAAAATTCTACGCCATTGGCAGTTTGCCGTTTTTGTTTGCTAATTTTATGCGGTTTTTTGTAGGTTCGTACATTTCAGGTCCCACGACGGGGTCAGAGATTTTTCCGCTGGCTAGTTTCTTCTTGTTTATAGCGGTGTTGCCGTTGGTGTATGCACCTGAAACGTTGCCTGAAAAGGTTATGAAAAGCCGTGACCTGCAAAGTTACGTGGAGAAGGCGAAGTCAAAGGCGCATAAAGAGCGTGAAAAGATGCAAAAAGAGAAAACCAAAGAAGCCCCTGAAGAAGAACCCGCTACGGATGAAGAAGGGGAAAATGGCGAGGAATACGATGAAGCGCAGCGGTTGGCGGAAAAATACTATTAAGCAGGTGCTTTGTCAAAAGTAATTTATGTTCTTTCACGTAGTGGTCACCAACGAATGTAATTTGCAGTGCCGTTACTGTTTTGGGGAGATGATGGAAGATTTTGAGGAGGACTTTGGCGAGTTTGAACTCGATTATGAGTTGCCGCGGCACTTAGATTATCCTGTGGAGTTGCTGTCGAAGTTTTGCGCAAAAGACCCCCAGTGCGTTTTGACGTTTTACGGAGGCGAACCGCTATGCAACATGGAGGCGGTTAGGCAGATTATGGATGGCGTTGAACCCAAGCATTTTATGATGCAGACAAACGGGTTGCTGCTTGACCAGTTAGAGCCAAAATACGTGAACCGCCTGCACACATTGCTGGTTTCTATAGACGGCGACGAAGCCCTAACTGATTACTACCGCGGAAAAGGAACATTTCGAAAAGTCATCGACAACCTCAAACTGCTCAAAGCGAACGGGTTTGGGGGCGAATTGATTGCGCGGGTAACAGTTATGGAGCAAACCGACATTTACGGGCAGGTTAGGTGGCTTTTGGACAACTCGGAGTTTAGTTTTTCGAGTGTGCATTGGCAGCTCAACGCGGGTTTTTGGGGCAACGACTACTCGCGGCGCAACTTCAAAGAGTGGAGCCAGCAAAGCTACATGCCAGGCATAGAAAAACTCGCGCAGCTATGGGTTGAGTACATGCAACAAAAAGGAGTGGTGCTAAAGTTGTATCCGTTTTTGGGCATAGCCAACTCGCTTCTAAACGGTGAGAAAGAGGCGCTGATGCGGTGTGGTGCGGGCTGGGTAAACTATGCCATACAAACCGACGGCTACATCACGCCGTGTCCAACCATGTGGGGCATGAAACAGTATTATCTGGGGCACATCTGCGACGCCGACCCGTTGCAGCTGCGCAAAGTCTTTGTCGAAGAGTCGCCCTGCAAAAACTGCGACAGCCTAAACATGTGCGGAGGACGCTGCCTGTACGCCAACATCACCAAACGCTGGAGCGACCCGCAATACACAGAAATCTGCACCACCATCAAAAACCTAATCAACACCATACAAACCCAAATCCCCCAAATCAAACAACTCATACACGAAAACAAAATAACCCTAAACGACTTCGACTTCCTCAAATACAACGGCTGTGAAATAATCCCTTAACCTGCTTTGACAAACTCTTGAGGGCGTTTTTCTACCTACCCCCTCCCCCTTTCTGCATAGAATTAATATTTGGATGCTAATAGGTTGGTGTTTTCTTTGGAAAAAGTGTGGTGTTGCGGCTTGTTTGCCATGTGGTTTGGCGATGGCGCAGGTTAGGTGGGAACACGAGTAGGGGCGTACTGGAAAAATGTGGTATACTTTTGGGGCAACTTTTTAATAGACTTCATAAGATACCGCTTGGTAAGGCAACTATGCGTTGTAATGTGCCTTAAACAAAACAAGAGTTAAGATTAACATGATTCACAAAAAACCATCCAGCAAAACTATGGCACTCGTAACACTTTTTCTTTTCTGTACCACGCTCTTCCTGTCTCCTTTGACAATTGTGGGGTCAGCGTATGGTCAAACTCAGACAACACATGTTTTTGGTTCAGTTGTAACTGAAGACGGCGTTGGAATAGGGGATGTTACTGTCGAGATTCTCACTAATGGTCGCTTTGTTGCAGGCATCAAAACGAATTCAGAAGGAGTTTTTGTGACTCCAGAAATTGAATTTGGAAGTTATACGTTCCAGTTTAGTAAAGTGGGATACAAAGAAGCTTCAACAACGGTTGTTATAGACACTTTTGACCAAATCATTCAGTCGGTTGCTTTGCATCCTGGGTTGAGTATTTCTGCGTCTGTTTTACAAATTATTGCTGAACAAGGCGAAACAGTTACTATTCCGTTTACTGTGAGATATGAAGGCGCTGAAGGCGTTGAAAGCGTAGAATTTGCGGTGTCAACTTCACACGAAATGCTTACAAGAATTCTACAGGGCACCTACGAAGTTAATCAAATAGAAATGGCTTCAGGACAAAGTGTAACACTGCAACTAGAAACTACAATTCCCTCAGCAGTAACCGAAAACACAAGGTACAACATTTCTTTAACCGCTATAGGCAAAACTAATGCCTCTAAAACGTTTACAGTAGCCGTTTACACGGAAGGAGCCGAAACAGAGGTTTCAGGTACTGTAGTGGACTCGCAGGGTGTTGGAATGGCGGATGTTAGTGTTGAGGCGTATTCTGGGGATGTTCTTGTTGCTGATGCTACAACTTATGGTGATGGCTCGTTTAATCTTGGGTTGACCAGTTCAAACAGTTATTCCTTAAAGTTTTCAAAACCAGGCTATGTTGAATACACCAAAATGGTTTCCGTATCCGCTGCGGATTCACAAATTGTGCTAAGTGAGGTTGTTTTGTCGAAGGTTTTGTGGTTGACTTCTTCGATTTTGGGTACGGCGGCTAATCCTGGTGATACGTTGGTTTTGCCGTTTATGGCAAGTAACGTGGGTTCTGAGATTGAGCCTGTGGGTTTTTCAGCGGTGGTTCCTGCGGGTTGGGCTGCAAAGGTTATGGATAACGGTGGACATCGAATTCTGGAAACGTCGCTTTCGCCAAGTTCGAATGCTAACCTGCAGTTAGAAGTGGAGATTCCGTTGGATGCAAACGGCAGCTACGAGGTGACACTTACCGCATCAGGCGAAGTGGGCACCACATTAACGTTCACGGTCCAAGTTGAACCCGCAGACGATTCTATGCTAAACTGCGCCTACCCCGGAAAATCGTCTAATGCAGGCGATTTTGTTCGGTTTGAGATGGCTTTAACAAACCCCTTTAGCGTTGATATGCGTTTCAAGCTTTCTGTTGACCAGGTTCCTGAGAACTGGACGGCTTTCATGAAATCCACCGACGGCGACTACCTAACAGAGGTGCTTCTTGAAGCTGACCAAACTGTAAACTTGGTATTGGAGGTTAAATCTCCGTCTTCAGCGCTTACTAACCAAACATACGAGCTTTCAGCAAACGCAGAGGCAGTTAACCAAGGCATCACCGACACCATATCGGTAACTGTTACGGTAACAGAGTTAGCAAACGAAATCACTTTGACCGCAAAGCTTCCTGAAGTTGCTGTTGAAGCTGGAAACTCGGTGAGTTACCCGCTTACCGTGTCGAACATGGGAACTACCGACCGCTACTTGCTGCTGTCTGTTGAGCCGCCTGCTAACTGGAAAGCAGTTTTCAGGTTAGGCGATGTTGAAGTAACTAGGCTTTACTTGTATGGCGGAAACTCTTCAGACCTAACAGTTATCGTTACACCGCCTAGTTCCGTTGCACTTGATACGTACACGTTCCCAGTAAAAATCAAGTCTGAAAGCGGAGTAGTCTTAACCGAAGCAAACCTGACAACGACCGTTGTAGGCTCCTACCGCCTTGACATGTCCTTGTCAACGTACATGGCTACGGCAAACAGCGGCGAATCCGCCACGTTCACGGCAACCATCACTAACTCAGGCTACACCACACTCACAGACCTCTCCATGAACATCACGCTTCCCGCAGACGGCTGGTCAGTTAACATTTCCCCCGTTAATGTAGAGATGCTCAAATCCAGAGAATCAGCAACCTTCAACGTGGAAGTAACAACGCCTGAGAACACTGTTGCAGGAGACTACATGGTCAGCGTCAAAGGAGAAAGCAACCAGATGGGTTCAGGCGTCACGCAGGTCAGGTTAACCGTAGCAGCTTCAACATCTTGGGGGCTATACGGGATAGCCATAGCAGCCGTGTTCATCATTTTGCTAATCGCGGTCTTCTGGAAATTCAAGAGGAGATAAACAATGGCGGAACCAATGATACAAACGCAGCAGCTAACAAAGCATTACGGCAAATTCGTGGCAGTTGACAACTTGGATTTGACGGTGAACCAAGGAGATATCGTGGGGTTCTTGGGTCAAAACGGTGCAGGAAAAACTACGACGCTGCTAATGCTCATGGGATTGTCCGTGCCCACTTCGGGAACCGCTACCGTAGGAGGCTATGACGTCGTCAAGGAATCCAAAAAAGTGCGCACCGTAGCGGGGCTCTTGCCTGAAGGCGCAGGATACTACGAAGAGTTAACGGCAAAACAGAACCTTGACTACATCTGCCAGCTAAACGATGTCCCACAGTCAGAGATACAAGCCCGCGCAGATGAACTGCTTGAAGCCGTAAGCCTATCAGAATGGGCAGATACAAAAGTCGAAAAGTTCTCTCGCGGCATGAAACAGCGCCTAGGCATCGCGGAGGTTCTGGTTAAACAGCCAAAAGTCGCCTTCTTTGACGAACCCACCATTGGCTTAGACCCCAAAGGCACAAAAGAAGTCCGCGACATGCTCCTAAAACTCAACAAAGAATACGGCTTAACCATACTCTTATCCTCTCACCTGCTACATGACGTCCAGCAAACCTGCCAAAAAGTCCTCATCATACGCAAAGGAAAACTCATCGCCGCAGACACCATAGAAAACCTGTCAAACAAACTAAGAAGCGGAGAAAACATGACAATTGAGTTTGAATTAACCCAGATAAGCCCCAAACTGGTTTCTGAACTGGAAGCAATCAAAAACGTGGAAGCCGTCACGCAGGAAAACCACAGGTTATACGTTAAGATGATGGAAAATATGGCTAGGGAAGTTTCTGAAACTATCGTTAAGAATGAGTCCACGATTTTGTTGATGAAACCAAAAGAGCACAGTTTAGAAGAGGTATTCCTCAAATATTACGAGGGAGACTAAGCATGGCGAACTTTTTAACGGTATGCAAAAAAGAGCTTGCGGACCATCTGGGAAGCAAACGTTACCTGGTACTGTTTGTGTTGGTTTTGGGGTTAGCAGCCGTAACCGCGTATCAAGGCGCTACTTCTATGCAAAACAGCGTAACATCAAGCTCCAACCTAAGCTTCATGGACATGTTTTCAGGCTCCCTAACCGGCGGCATATCCTTCACATACGTAATGATCTATTTTGGACCCATCATCGGGTTAGCTTTGGGGTTCGACGCCATAAACAAGGAACGCAGCAGCGGCAGCCTCTCCGTACTGCTTTCGCAGCCCATCTTTAGAGACGCAGTTATCAACGGAAAATTCCTCGCAGGCAT is from Candidatus Bathyarchaeota archaeon and encodes:
- a CDS encoding MFS transporter, which produces MNRKDTSRIVMMTKGSKGINLRTTAGAIFVVANAFIWYFYAFNWLVGTMDSAALTSSESILVWGVNLLGISISAFAATLIKLRSRTKFLLYWILLGAVISTMPLMINTTAFMDIILVAVVFGVYFGFGMPICMGYYAAVTKTNNRSRIGGITFLMIGLGFFALGNLGVTQLELDVLILIIWRVAGFLIFLPLKTQFTKNEQKEKHPSYLTIISNRPFLLYFVPWLMLSLVNYIATPVITNLFGSTGTDFVRSFSIIESILMGVFAVVGGFLADRFGRKRLAIIAFATLGIGYAVLGMFPYATLSWYTYTVLDGVSWGFLYTLFLITIWGDLAQNQKSEKFYAIGSLPFLFANFMRFFVGSYISGPTTGSEIFPLASFFLFIAVLPLVYAPETLPEKVMKSRDLQSYVEKAKSKAHKEREKMQKEKTKEAPEEEPATDEEGENGEEYDEAQRLAEKYY
- a CDS encoding polyprenyl synthetase family protein, producing the protein MVSDSELIKNVQGIIAQYGKAALEETKKELVDSSYGSGVVSAATKYFAKTTLRGVLPVFPALISLSCEAVGGEPEKTVGVGTAMMLIAGSADVHDDIIDKSVLKYSKKTVYGKYGGDAALLAGDALLFHGAKLLHEKCSELPKEKSKKIFDTVLGALFEISNAEITELELRQSKDLTPKKHLDIIKSKAVVPKVYCEVGAILGDADNKTVEHLGEYGKAFGITSALRDEFIDTFEAAELENKIRNELPPLPVLYTMQDAKKKTQLQKKIGKKEFTEEDTEQIAELILDTKEAQNLIKYMKKQTEKGTENLKELPDSKSKEGLRMLLISSIQGL
- a CDS encoding NEW3 domain-containing protein, whose product is MIHKKPSSKTMALVTLFLFCTTLFLSPLTIVGSAYGQTQTTHVFGSVVTEDGVGIGDVTVEILTNGRFVAGIKTNSEGVFVTPEIEFGSYTFQFSKVGYKEASTTVVIDTFDQIIQSVALHPGLSISASVLQIIAEQGETVTIPFTVRYEGAEGVESVEFAVSTSHEMLTRILQGTYEVNQIEMASGQSVTLQLETTIPSAVTENTRYNISLTAIGKTNASKTFTVAVYTEGAETEVSGTVVDSQGVGMADVSVEAYSGDVLVADATTYGDGSFNLGLTSSNSYSLKFSKPGYVEYTKMVSVSAADSQIVLSEVVLSKVLWLTSSILGTAANPGDTLVLPFMASNVGSEIEPVGFSAVVPAGWAAKVMDNGGHRILETSLSPSSNANLQLEVEIPLDANGSYEVTLTASGEVGTTLTFTVQVEPADDSMLNCAYPGKSSNAGDFVRFEMALTNPFSVDMRFKLSVDQVPENWTAFMKSTDGDYLTEVLLEADQTVNLVLEVKSPSSALTNQTYELSANAEAVNQGITDTISVTVTVTELANEITLTAKLPEVAVEAGNSVSYPLTVSNMGTTDRYLLLSVEPPANWKAVFRLGDVEVTRLYLYGGNSSDLTVIVTPPSSVALDTYTFPVKIKSESGVVLTEANLTTTVVGSYRLDMSLSTYMATANSGESATFTATITNSGYTTLTDLSMNITLPADGWSVNISPVNVEMLKSRESATFNVEVTTPENTVAGDYMVSVKGESNQMGSGVTQVRLTVAASTSWGLYGIAIAAVFIILLIAVFWKFKRR
- a CDS encoding ABC transporter ATP-binding protein: MAEPMIQTQQLTKHYGKFVAVDNLDLTVNQGDIVGFLGQNGAGKTTTLLMLMGLSVPTSGTATVGGYDVVKESKKVRTVAGLLPEGAGYYEELTAKQNLDYICQLNDVPQSEIQARADELLEAVSLSEWADTKVEKFSRGMKQRLGIAEVLVKQPKVAFFDEPTIGLDPKGTKEVRDMLLKLNKEYGLTILLSSHLLHDVQQTCQKVLIIRKGKLIAADTIENLSNKLRSGENMTIEFELTQISPKLVSELEAIKNVEAVTQENHRLYVKMMENMAREVSETIVKNESTILLMKPKEHSLEEVFLKYYEGD
- a CDS encoding TIGR04084 family radical SAM/SPASM domain-containing protein — translated: MFFHVVVTNECNLQCRYCFGEMMEDFEEDFGEFELDYELPRHLDYPVELLSKFCAKDPQCVLTFYGGEPLCNMEAVRQIMDGVEPKHFMMQTNGLLLDQLEPKYVNRLHTLLVSIDGDEALTDYYRGKGTFRKVIDNLKLLKANGFGGELIARVTVMEQTDIYGQVRWLLDNSEFSFSSVHWQLNAGFWGNDYSRRNFKEWSQQSYMPGIEKLAQLWVEYMQQKGVVLKLYPFLGIANSLLNGEKEALMRCGAGWVNYAIQTDGYITPCPTMWGMKQYYLGHICDADPLQLRKVFVEESPCKNCDSLNMCGGRCLYANITKRWSDPQYTEICTTIKNLINTIQTQIPQIKQLIHENKITLNDFDFLKYNGCEIIP